A window of the bacterium genome harbors these coding sequences:
- a CDS encoding 2-oxoacid ferredoxin oxidoreductase (catalyzes the coenzyme A-dependent decarboxylation of 2-oxoacids, such as pyruvate and 2-oxoglutarate) yields the protein MATLEEYKSGAEIQWCPGCPNHLILKAVKSALVDLDLSPHEVCLVSGIGQAAKLPHYLECNFFNGLHGRALPVALGILAANPRLTTLVTTGEGDCYGEGGNHFIHTLRRNPNLTLIVHNNSFYALTKGQASPTTPLGEIRSLHPKGVPMPPLKVLEIAVIQGCGFVARGFAGDPEQLRGLIAEGVRHRGLSLIDVIQPCITWGKKPLDWYREKAVPLPAGYDSSDRFGALRAIGENERFYTGVLYRSPQKPVFGEAFHRLMNNVPLTGLEPPDEKTLREVLAPFCKRPPGSV from the coding sequence ATGGCTACCCTTGAAGAGTACAAGAGCGGCGCCGAAATACAGTGGTGCCCCGGCTGCCCCAACCATCTGATACTCAAGGCGGTCAAGAGCGCCCTCGTCGATCTCGATCTTTCGCCGCACGAGGTGTGCCTGGTCTCGGGCATCGGGCAGGCCGCCAAGCTCCCCCATTACCTCGAATGCAACTTCTTCAACGGCCTTCACGGGCGCGCGCTGCCCGTAGCTCTGGGTATTCTGGCCGCCAATCCGCGCCTCACCACCCTCGTAACCACCGGCGAGGGCGACTGCTACGGCGAGGGGGGCAACCACTTCATACACACCCTCAGGCGGAACCCGAATCTCACCCTCATCGTCCACAACAACAGCTTTTACGCCCTGACCAAGGGGCAGGCCTCGCCGACGACGCCGCTTGGCGAGATACGGAGCCTCCACCCAAAAGGGGTTCCGATGCCGCCCCTAAAGGTGCTCGAAATCGCGGTGATTCAGGGGTGCGGCTTTGTCGCAAGGGGCTTCGCGGGCGACCCGGAACAGCTTCGGGGACTTATAGCGGAGGGCGTCCGCCACCGGGGGCTCTCCCTCATCGACGTGATTCAGCCCTGCATAACCTGGGGGAAGAAACCGCTGGACTGGTACCGGGAAAAGGCCGTTCCCCTCCCCGCCGGTTACGACTCCTCCGACCGCTTCGGAGCGCTGCGCGCTATCGGTGAGAACGAAAGGTTTTACACAGGCGTCCTCTACCGCTCCCCGCAAAAGCCCGTCTTCGGCGAAGCTTTTCACAGGCTGATGAATAACGTGCCGCTGACCGGGCTGGAGCCGCCGGACGAAAAGACGCTGAGGGAGGTGCTGGCCCCCTTCTGCAAGAGGCCGCCGGGAAGCGTTTAA
- a CDS encoding 2-oxoacid:acceptor oxidoreductase subunit alpha, with protein MRDQNVIIAGAAGEGIQSIGEVFSDTLSACGYGIFSWQEFESRIRGGQSSFTLRISDNAINAPKFEADILLALNEKALAHYRGRLRPGGVLLYEGLGEEEPGAINVRFSALAREWFGNRIYANSIAAGTLAGLLGVSLAPLLENIEKNFKGKEAAVISNNLEAAKRGYDLGKGRRSEASSAPLPCLGGNACLLTGHEALSLGAAWAGCRFICAYPMSPSTTIITFMAERQEALGIFVEQAEDEISAINMAIGASYAGLRAMTATSGGGFALMNEGVSLAGMTETPVVIVVAQRPGPATGLPTRTAQGDLLFAINSGHGEFPKAVLAPCDAKDAFEKAVRAFYLAEKFQTPVIILTDQFLADSRFSLSDTEFLKKNPGRDVADPEAVETPYLRYRFTESGISPRLFPGQSKHLVCVDSDEHDEAGHITEDLAGTAPSMAAKRLRKLEAMRAEMTPPEWSGPKDAGTVLVSWGSTKNSVLEALELLADKGVIAASLHFTELWPLPPYDFPAKVRLLCVESNSTGQLERLLAGEYGVSFDGFVHRADGLPMDGAFIAGKVLSPGPKGGNG; from the coding sequence ATGCGGGACCAGAACGTAATCATAGCCGGGGCGGCAGGAGAGGGCATCCAGTCCATAGGAGAGGTTTTTTCCGATACCCTGTCGGCCTGCGGCTACGGCATCTTTTCGTGGCAGGAGTTTGAGTCCCGCATAAGGGGAGGGCAGTCCAGCTTTACCCTCCGCATCTCGGATAACGCGATAAACGCCCCGAAATTCGAGGCCGACATTCTCCTCGCGCTAAATGAAAAGGCCCTCGCCCATTACAGAGGCAGACTCCGGCCCGGCGGTGTTTTGCTCTACGAAGGCCTAGGGGAAGAGGAGCCGGGGGCTATAAACGTGAGGTTTTCAGCGCTGGCGAGGGAGTGGTTCGGAAACCGGATTTACGCGAATTCCATCGCCGCGGGGACTCTTGCGGGACTTCTTGGAGTGAGCCTTGCGCCTCTCCTTGAAAACATAGAAAAAAATTTCAAGGGCAAGGAAGCGGCGGTCATATCCAACAACCTCGAAGCGGCGAAAAGAGGTTACGACCTCGGGAAAGGAAGGCGAAGCGAAGCTTCTTCGGCCCCCCTTCCCTGCCTCGGGGGAAACGCCTGCCTCCTCACCGGCCACGAAGCGCTCTCCCTCGGAGCGGCGTGGGCGGGCTGCCGTTTCATCTGCGCCTACCCCATGAGCCCCTCGACCACGATCATCACCTTCATGGCGGAGCGTCAGGAAGCGCTCGGCATCTTCGTCGAGCAGGCGGAGGATGAGATAAGCGCCATCAACATGGCCATAGGGGCGAGTTACGCCGGGCTTCGCGCCATGACGGCCACCTCCGGCGGCGGTTTCGCCCTGATGAACGAGGGAGTGAGCCTTGCCGGGATGACGGAAACCCCGGTGGTCATTGTCGTCGCCCAAAGGCCCGGCCCCGCCACCGGCCTGCCGACGAGGACCGCCCAGGGAGACCTTCTCTTCGCGATTAACTCCGGCCACGGAGAGTTTCCGAAGGCCGTTCTCGCACCCTGCGACGCAAAGGACGCTTTTGAGAAGGCGGTGCGAGCCTTTTACCTCGCGGAAAAGTTCCAGACCCCGGTAATAATCCTCACCGACCAGTTTCTGGCCGATTCGCGCTTCTCCCTTTCCGACACGGAGTTCCTGAAAAAAAATCCCGGCAGGGATGTCGCCGACCCGGAAGCGGTCGAAACTCCCTATCTTCGCTACAGGTTTACCGAAAGCGGAATCTCTCCCCGCCTTTTCCCCGGCCAGAGCAAGCACCTGGTGTGCGTGGACAGCGACGAGCACGACGAGGCGGGCCATATCACCGAAGACCTCGCCGGTACCGCCCCCTCGATGGCGGCAAAACGGCTCAGGAAACTGGAAGCGATGAGGGCGGAAATGACGCCGCCCGAGTGGTCGGGGCCGAAGGACGCCGGAACGGTTCTGGTAAGCTGGGGCTCGACGAAAAACAGCGTGCTGGAGGCGCTGGAGCTTCTGGCGGATAAGGGAGTGATTGCGGCCAGCCTCCATTTTACGGAACTATGGCCCCTTCCCCCCTATGATTTTCCGGCGAAAGTCCGGCTCCTTTGCGTGGAATCCAACTCTACCGGGCAACTGGAAAGGCTGCTGGCGGGCGAATACGGGGTTTCCTTCGACGGTTTCGTCCACCGCGCCGACGGCCTGCCGATGGACGGAGCGTTTATAGCCGGTAAAGTCCTCTCGCCGGGACCAAAAGGAGGGAACGGCTGA
- a CDS encoding response regulator transcription factor, with protein sequence MIRVLIVDDHPVVIQGIKHILADEADIVVVDEAHTGQLALEKARKAALDVILLDIGLPGRQGLEVLAQLKSEHPKLPILIVSMYPEEDYALRSLKAGASGYLNKARAPEDLIGAIRKVAAGRKFISEALGEHLASYVGGDTQKPPHESLTDREFMVFQMIASGMTITEISIELSLSVKTVSTYRTRLLAKMQMKNNADIIHYGITNKLLQ encoded by the coding sequence ATGATCCGCGTTCTGATCGTAGACGACCATCCGGTGGTGATTCAGGGAATAAAACACATTCTGGCCGACGAGGCCGACATCGTCGTGGTTGACGAAGCCCATACCGGGCAGCTGGCGCTGGAAAAAGCCCGCAAGGCAGCTCTGGACGTCATTCTTCTGGATATCGGGCTGCCCGGCAGGCAGGGACTTGAAGTTCTTGCGCAGTTAAAGAGCGAGCACCCGAAGCTCCCGATCCTTATCGTAAGCATGTACCCGGAAGAGGATTACGCCCTTCGGAGCCTGAAAGCCGGGGCCTCGGGGTATCTGAACAAGGCCAGGGCTCCGGAGGATCTTATCGGGGCGATCCGCAAGGTGGCAGCCGGGAGAAAATTCATAAGCGAGGCGCTGGGGGAGCATCTGGCTTCCTACGTCGGCGGCGATACCCAAAAGCCGCCTCACGAGAGTTTGACCGACAGGGAGTTCATGGTCTTTCAGATGATAGCTTCCGGCATGACGATAACGGAGATATCCATTGAGCTGTCTCTGAGCGTCAAGACGGTGAGCACCTACCGGACCCGGCTCCTCGCCAAGATGCAGATGAAAAACAACGCCGACATCATCCACTACGGAATTACGAACAAACTTTTGCAGTAA
- a CDS encoding cytochrome C yields the protein MPKERFLNRGSIDMRIKAFTATAIALFLLCACAGLKGGYSLPASHPEELSKNRPVCSSCHEESKGGLVYKRFDHTLAFAQGNHKNEAYQEERVCGMCHAQSYCNDCHVTSTELKPSTKRADETYRQMPHRGDYRTRHRIDGRLDPASCFSCHGNPRAAASCAVCHGK from the coding sequence ATGCCGAAAGAGAGATTTTTAAATAGAGGGAGCATCGACATGCGGATAAAAGCATTCACGGCGACAGCGATCGCGTTATTTCTGCTTTGCGCCTGCGCGGGTCTCAAGGGCGGCTACTCCCTTCCGGCCAGCCACCCCGAGGAACTCTCGAAGAATCGCCCGGTCTGTTCCTCCTGCCACGAAGAAAGCAAGGGGGGGCTTGTCTACAAGCGTTTTGACCACACCCTGGCCTTCGCTCAGGGGAACCACAAGAACGAAGCGTATCAGGAGGAGAGGGTCTGCGGGATGTGCCATGCCCAGAGCTACTGCAACGACTGCCACGTCACCAGCACCGAGCTTAAGCCCTCCACGAAACGCGCAGACGAGACCTACCGCCAGATGCCTCACCGGGGCGACTACCGCACCCGCCACAGGATTGACGGGCGGCTCGATCCCGCGTCCTGCTTTTCCTGCCACGGTAACCCCAGGGCGGCCGCCTCCTGCGCCGTCTGCCACGGAAAGTAG
- a CDS encoding ABC transporter permease — protein sequence MIGSVEIAYKNLWRKKARSLLTILGIALSGWVLVSLFGFNRGFEAALARDIDNMGFQVLLTAKGCPYEAATMMLKGGTGLRYMQEDAIGSVAGEPEVDKTTPMLMQAVFDPDKGESGGINAYLGVDPKTFPSMKPFLHFQKGGWFTGEDVPEAVMGYEAAELEQREVGDMILIPEKNAEFKVVGILKRTGTQDDGTTFLPLRTVQRLFQKEGQLTALGIKVKPEADPTKLEDKLYALPDVQVVSMAQVKQTIMGLVSTAKVMVLSIAIIAVAIAMVGVINTILMSVLERVQEIGILKTVGAMPRDIFKLIWIETFILCSTGGVLGILFALALSKVTEVLIRGILPYAPSGGLVQIDAVHAGVTLAAIVVIGLLSGLYPAWRAGRVRPLEAIRSEAGR from the coding sequence ATGATAGGAAGCGTTGAGATAGCCTATAAAAACCTCTGGCGGAAAAAGGCGCGAAGCCTTCTCACCATCTTGGGAATCGCCCTCTCCGGCTGGGTCCTCGTCAGCCTTTTCGGCTTCAACAGGGGATTCGAGGCGGCGCTGGCCCGCGACATCGACAACATGGGGTTTCAGGTGCTGCTGACCGCAAAGGGTTGCCCCTACGAAGCCGCCACGATGATGCTCAAGGGGGGAACCGGCCTTCGCTACATGCAGGAGGACGCCATCGGGTCCGTGGCCGGGGAGCCCGAGGTCGACAAGACCACCCCGATGCTGATGCAGGCTGTCTTCGACCCCGACAAGGGTGAAAGCGGGGGAATAAACGCCTATCTCGGGGTGGATCCCAAAACCTTTCCCTCGATGAAGCCCTTTTTGCACTTCCAGAAGGGCGGGTGGTTCACCGGCGAGGACGTTCCCGAAGCGGTAATGGGCTACGAGGCGGCGGAACTCGAGCAGCGGGAGGTGGGAGATATGATTCTCATCCCCGAGAAGAACGCCGAGTTCAAGGTCGTGGGTATACTGAAGAGAACCGGGACGCAGGACGACGGAACGACCTTTCTGCCCCTCCGCACGGTCCAGAGACTTTTCCAGAAGGAGGGGCAACTGACCGCGCTGGGCATAAAGGTGAAGCCTGAAGCCGACCCGACCAAGCTGGAGGACAAACTCTACGCCCTTCCCGACGTCCAGGTGGTCAGCATGGCGCAGGTAAAGCAGACGATAATGGGGCTGGTCTCCACCGCGAAGGTGATGGTCCTTTCGATTGCGATTATCGCCGTCGCGATTGCGATGGTCGGCGTCATAAACACTATCCTCATGTCCGTTCTCGAAAGGGTGCAGGAGATAGGGATTCTAAAGACGGTGGGAGCGATGCCCCGGGACATCTTCAAGCTCATCTGGATCGAGACCTTCATCCTGTGCTCAACGGGCGGAGTGCTCGGGATACTCTTCGCCCTCGCCCTTTCAAAGGTAACCGAGGTGCTCATAAGGGGAATACTTCCCTACGCTCCGAGCGGCGGGCTTGTCCAGATAGACGCGGTCCACGCCGGGGTAACCCTCGCCGCGATTGTCGTCATCGGCCTTTTGAGCGGGCTTTACCCGGCATGGAGGGCGGGAAGGGTCAGGCCGCTCGAAGCCATAAGAAGCGAGGCGGGAAGATGA
- a CDS encoding ABC transporter ATP-binding protein, giving the protein MICSRYSLEAKGLTKTYRRGSEEVYAVRDVTLQIKRGEFVSFVGPSGSGKTTLINLLGCLDNPSGGELALSGKTIFSLPGRLSESDLTLIRREVFGYIFQNFYLIPTLTVWENVILPLTFYRKPGVEDRAARLLEVLGIDHRKNHLPDQISGGEMQRVAIARALVNDPEILMADEPTGNLDTKRSLEIGQVLKDLNVNQGLTVVMVTHNPEIAKMADRIVEMKDGQICSCEQEV; this is encoded by the coding sequence ATGATCTGCTCCAGATATTCACTTGAGGCGAAGGGCCTGACCAAGACTTACCGCAGAGGCAGCGAGGAGGTCTACGCCGTCCGCGATGTCACCCTGCAGATAAAAAGAGGGGAGTTCGTCTCCTTCGTAGGGCCTTCCGGCTCGGGCAAGACCACGCTCATCAACCTTCTCGGCTGTCTCGACAACCCCTCCGGCGGGGAGCTGGCGCTCTCGGGGAAGACCATATTCAGCCTTCCCGGACGCCTCTCCGAGAGCGATCTTACCCTGATACGGCGCGAGGTCTTCGGGTACATCTTCCAGAATTTCTATCTCATACCGACCCTTACCGTCTGGGAAAACGTCATCCTGCCGCTCACCTTCTACCGCAAGCCCGGAGTCGAGGACAGGGCCGCCCGCCTTCTGGAAGTTCTCGGCATCGACCACCGCAAAAACCACCTTCCCGACCAGATTTCCGGCGGAGAGATGCAGAGGGTGGCGATAGCGCGCGCGCTGGTGAACGATCCGGAGATACTCATGGCGGACGAGCCCACCGGGAACCTGGACACAAAGCGCTCGCTGGAAATAGGTCAGGTCCTGAAGGACCTCAACGTCAACCAGGGGCTTACCGTGGTGATGGTCACCCATAACCCCGAGATAGCGAAGATGGCGGACCGGATAGTTGAAATGAAGGACGGGCAGATATGCTCGTGTGAACAGGAAGTGTAG
- a CDS encoding NosL family protein yields MKISRLLGIVLILFSASFALAEGRPDIEKGPSCELCEMSRDKFSHSRAVIEWEDGTETSLCSLNCVAAKLDPAPALKVKRIMVADYDTKELVDASKAFWVAGGSERGVMTKEPKWAFASDEGADNFIKSHGGEKITYEEAMKRAMQDIKRRMQKKPESSSMEKMEPMNR; encoded by the coding sequence ATGAAAATCTCACGGCTTTTAGGAATCGTACTGATTTTATTTTCGGCCTCTTTCGCGCTGGCCGAGGGCCGCCCCGACATCGAAAAGGGGCCCTCCTGCGAACTTTGCGAGATGAGCCGGGATAAGTTCTCTCACAGCAGGGCGGTCATCGAGTGGGAGGACGGCACCGAAACGTCTCTTTGCAGCCTCAACTGCGTTGCCGCGAAACTTGATCCCGCGCCCGCGCTGAAGGTAAAGAGGATCATGGTGGCCGACTACGATACGAAGGAACTGGTCGATGCGAGCAAGGCTTTTTGGGTAGCCGGCGGCAGCGAAAGAGGGGTAATGACCAAAGAGCCCAAGTGGGCCTTCGCCTCCGACGAGGGCGCTGATAACTTCATAAAAAGTCATGGCGGCGAGAAGATAACTTACGAAGAAGCCATGAAAAGGGCCATGCAGGACATAAAGAGAAGAATGCAGAAGAAGCCCGAGTCATCGTCCATGGAAAAGATGGAGCCGATGAACCGGTAA
- a CDS encoding response regulator, producing the protein MKLDTSQAPIGLRVLVVDDEPAVREATAACLLERGWGATAVTDGKTALEAHARECFDLILMDVQMPGMDGFETTRRIRELEAKTGGHVPIIGHTAHGHKTGVEKFSVAGMDDWIAKPVAAQDLYSVIERWHSTGLRPPLQDSAQKILSDMMDRKRKKRELVVTLISSMSEGHKEACKSFSEGDCEQVEFWSHRMAGALAVFGFDRARDIARQIEALAAGSRLDGVGELLGGLNEELEAIKISLAENNS; encoded by the coding sequence ATGAAGCTGGATACTTCTCAAGCCCCTATTGGGCTAAGAGTCCTTGTAGTCGACGACGAGCCGGCCGTGCGCGAGGCTACGGCCGCCTGCCTCCTCGAAAGGGGCTGGGGCGCGACGGCGGTCACCGACGGGAAGACTGCTCTGGAGGCCCACGCCAGGGAGTGCTTCGACCTCATCTTGATGGACGTGCAGATGCCGGGGATGGACGGCTTTGAAACCACCAGGCGGATACGGGAGCTGGAAGCCAAAACCGGTGGCCATGTGCCCATAATCGGCCACACCGCCCACGGCCACAAGACGGGAGTGGAAAAATTCAGCGTCGCGGGCATGGACGACTGGATAGCGAAGCCCGTGGCGGCGCAAGACCTTTACTCGGTAATCGAAAGATGGCATTCAACCGGGCTCAGGCCGCCTTTGCAGGACTCGGCCCAGAAAATTCTGTCGGATATGATGGACCGCAAACGAAAAAAACGCGAACTCGTGGTGACTCTCATAAGCAGCATGAGCGAAGGGCACAAAGAGGCTTGCAAGTCCTTTTCAGAGGGCGATTGCGAGCAGGTGGAGTTCTGGTCGCACAGGATGGCGGGGGCGCTTGCCGTCTTCGGCTTCGACAGGGCAAGGGATATCGCCCGCCAGATCGAGGCGCTGGCGGCCGGTTCGCGCCTCGACGGCGTCGGCGAACTGCTGGGCGGCCTTAACGAAGAGCTCGAAGCTATTAAAATTTCCCTGGCGGAAAACAACAGCTAG
- the modB gene encoding molybdate ABC transporter permease subunit codes for MLDAVWRTVFVAAAAVFLTLLVATPLAYRVSRWKSKGRRFVDALLSVPMVLPPTVVGFALLWSLGRRGPAGKIIFQLTGSSLVFTVWAAVIAASVVSFPILYRSARTAFDKVNPRLEDVARTLGVSEAELFWRVSFPLARRGIVAGAVLGTARAMGEFGATLMVAGNIPGLTQTLPLAIYEAVQGGRDMEALGLSALIAAVGMAMLLLVDQLETKETH; via the coding sequence ATGCTGGACGCGGTCTGGAGGACGGTATTCGTGGCGGCGGCGGCGGTCTTTCTGACCCTGCTGGTCGCAACCCCTCTGGCCTATCGCGTCAGCAGGTGGAAAAGCAAGGGGCGCCGCTTCGTGGACGCTCTCCTGTCGGTGCCGATGGTCCTGCCGCCCACCGTCGTCGGTTTCGCGCTCCTGTGGTCGCTGGGGAGAAGGGGGCCCGCAGGAAAGATTATCTTTCAGCTTACCGGGTCGTCGCTTGTCTTCACCGTCTGGGCGGCAGTCATCGCGGCTTCGGTAGTCTCCTTTCCGATTCTCTACCGCTCCGCCCGCACCGCCTTCGACAAGGTGAATCCCCGGCTGGAGGACGTGGCCCGCACCCTCGGCGTCAGCGAGGCCGAGCTTTTCTGGCGCGTTTCCTTTCCGCTGGCGCGGCGGGGAATCGTTGCCGGAGCCGTCCTCGGTACGGCGCGGGCGATGGGCGAATTCGGCGCGACCCTCATGGTCGCGGGAAACATACCGGGGCTCACCCAGACCCTGCCGCTGGCCATCTACGAGGCGGTGCAGGGCGGGCGGGATATGGAGGCGCTGGGCCTCAGCGCCCTTATCGCCGCCGTGGGAATGGCGATGCTGCTGCTGGTAGATCAGCTCGAAACGAAGGAGACCCACTGA
- the modA gene encoding molybdate ABC transporter substrate-binding protein, translating to MGKMKSAVLLLTAFTLFGTALPSSAAKLQEVRVGAAASLSTVLKEEAGLFEKANPEVKISFNFGASGALYRQLLEGGAMDGVIFADVETWEKAVKAGLVSGSPVTVAKNSLVLAVNSSLGDSVSSAEDLTKSEVKRITTGNPEYVPLGRYARDSLAGTGIWEGISGKTVLASSAEHAVQYLKSGEADAAFIYLSDAKKLDAGYRIIPVKSAKEVLYVAGAVSSSKNSGGLESFIKFLTSKEGAAVFSSHGFKVP from the coding sequence ATGGGGAAAATGAAGTCCGCGGTGCTTTTACTAACAGCTTTCACCCTCTTTGGAACTGCCCTTCCCTCTTCGGCGGCAAAGTTGCAAGAGGTGAGGGTAGGCGCGGCGGCGAGCCTCTCCACCGTGCTTAAGGAAGAGGCAGGATTATTCGAGAAGGCAAACCCGGAGGTGAAAATCAGCTTCAATTTCGGGGCTTCGGGCGCGCTCTACCGCCAGCTCCTTGAGGGCGGCGCGATGGACGGCGTCATCTTCGCCGATGTGGAAACCTGGGAAAAGGCTGTAAAAGCGGGTCTCGTCTCCGGCAGCCCGGTGACGGTCGCGAAAAACAGCCTCGTTCTGGCCGTTAATTCCTCTCTCGGGGATTCGGTGAGCTCGGCTGAAGATTTGACCAAAAGCGAAGTCAAGAGAATCACCACCGGAAACCCGGAGTACGTCCCCCTCGGGCGCTACGCGCGCGACTCCCTTGCTGGAACCGGGATATGGGAGGGGATTTCCGGGAAGACGGTTCTGGCCTCTTCCGCCGAGCATGCGGTGCAGTACCTCAAGAGCGGAGAGGCGGACGCGGCTTTCATTTACCTCTCCGACGCTAAGAAGCTCGACGCGGGCTACAGGATTATTCCCGTCAAGAGCGCTAAAGAGGTGCTTTACGTCGCCGGTGCGGTCAGTTCTTCAAAAAACAGCGGCGGTTTAGAAAGTTTCATAAAATTTTTAACCTCGAAGGAAGGGGCCGCGGTCTTTTCCTCTCACGGTTTCAAGGTCCCCTGA
- a CDS encoding ATP-binding cassette domain-containing protein, protein MRNFVDIAIDIKKRVGEFDLSIDFCARSNVVALFGESGAGKTMTLQSIAGLARPDAGKISVKGKVLFDSEQKIDVLPKNRSIGYVFQDYALFPHLSVEKNISFGVSRGIFGRCDSAGRERVRELLEVLELSALSGRSVCELSGGQRQRVALARALAPDPSLLLLDEPFCALDQELRRRVRKQVREVVERFSVPCIFVTHDPDDLQGLADEVVVIRKGTVSRVWSFRDICRKRKVARFCSDHVVPSTYQDER, encoded by the coding sequence CTGAGGAATTTCGTGGATATCGCAATCGACATTAAGAAACGGGTAGGAGAGTTCGACCTCTCCATAGATTTTTGCGCCAGATCGAACGTGGTCGCCCTCTTCGGCGAATCCGGCGCGGGAAAGACGATGACCCTCCAGTCCATCGCCGGGCTGGCGCGCCCCGACGCCGGAAAAATCTCCGTGAAGGGCAAAGTGCTCTTCGATTCGGAGCAGAAGATAGACGTTTTGCCGAAAAACCGCTCGATCGGCTACGTGTTTCAGGATTACGCTCTCTTTCCCCACCTTTCGGTGGAAAAAAACATCTCCTTCGGCGTCTCCCGGGGTATCTTCGGCCGGTGCGACTCCGCCGGGCGAGAGCGGGTGAGGGAACTGCTCGAAGTTCTTGAGCTTTCAGCCCTCTCCGGCAGAAGCGTCTGCGAGCTTTCGGGAGGGCAGAGGCAGCGGGTGGCGCTTGCCAGAGCGCTTGCACCGGATCCTTCTCTCCTGCTCCTCGACGAACCCTTCTGCGCCCTCGATCAGGAGCTTCGCCGCAGGGTGAGAAAGCAGGTGCGCGAGGTCGTAGAGCGTTTTTCCGTCCCCTGCATATTCGTCACTCACGACCCGGACGATTTGCAGGGTCTCGCCGACGAGGTCGTGGTCATACGGAAGGGGACGGTCAGCCGGGTCTGGTCCTTCCGGGATATCTGCAGGAAACGCAAGGTCGCCAGGTTTTGCAGCGATCACGTCGTCCCTTCGACTTATCAGGATGAAAGATGA